In the genome of Planctomyces sp. SH-PL62, the window TCGACCACCTCGAGCCAGATCCGCTGGAGAGCCGTGGTGTAGTCGAAGCCGCCGACACGGTCGCGGAGCGTCTCGGTGAGCGCGGGGAGGTCCAGCTCGCCCCGCCAGGCCGTCAGGTCGATCTCCCCGACTGGGCCGAGGTCGCCGTCGAAGTACTTCAGGCACATCGTCAAGATGCGGCTGTAAAGGTTGCCCAGGTTGTTGGCCAGTCCGCTGTTATAGGCGTCTGCGAACCGCTCGAAGGAGAATTCGCCGTCGCCGCCGAACGGGCACTTGCTCATGAAGTAGTAGCGGAACGCCTCGGCCGAGAACTCCTTGATCAGGTCCATCGGCTCGACGACGTTGCCCAGGCTTTTGCTGAGCTTCTCGACCTCGCCGGTCTCCTCGTTCTTGCGATAGACGAACCCGTGGCCGAAGACCTTCCGCGGCAGCGCCACGCCGGCGGACATGAGCATCGCGGGCCACAGGGCGCAGTGGAAGCGGGTGATGTCCTTGCCGATGACGTGGACGTCCGCGGGCCAGAGCCGGGCGAATCGCTCGTCGTCGGTCCCATAGCCGACGGCCGTGACGTAGTTCAGCAGGGCGTCGAACCAGACGTAAATCGTCTGGTCGGCGTCGAACGGCGCCGGGATGCCCCAGGTGAACCCCTTGCGGGTGATGGCGACGTCCTTCAACTCGGCTTCCACCAGGCTGAGGATCTCGTTGCGACGGCTCTCGGGCTGGATGAAGTCCGGGTTCGCCGCATAGAACGCCAGCAGCTTGTCGCGGTAGGCGGAGAGCCGGAAGTAGTAATTCTCCTCCTCCACCCACGACAGCGGCGCGTTGGGGTGGTTGGGACAACGACCGCCGGCCTCGGCCACTTCCTTCTCGGTCTTGAAGGACTCGCAGCCGTTGCAGTAGTGGCCGGCGTAGACCCCTTTATAGATGTCGCCCGCGTCGTAGACCGCCTGGATGAACTTCCGACAGCCGACGTGGTGGCGTTCCTCGCTGGTCTGGATGAAGTCGCTGTTCGAGATTTCGAGGGCGTTCCAGACGTCCTGGAACTGGCTGGCCATCTCGTCGACGTACGCCTTCGGCTCCAGCCCGAGCTCGCGGGCGCGGATGGTGACCTTGTTCGTGTTCTCGTCGTTGCCCATCAAGAAGTGGACGGACGCGCCTTCCATGCGCCGGAACCGCGCCTGGACGTCGGCGCCGATCTTCTCGAACGCGGTGCCGATGTGGGGGCGGCTGTTGGGGTAGTCGATGGCCGTCGTGATGTAGTACCGCTGCTGCTCGTCCATTGCCCGTTCCTTGCCTTGAAGCTCGCGAGACCTCGCCCTTATCGGAGGCTTCGCCCGGGCCGACGGTTCACGAACCGGCTCGCCGCGAGCGCCGAGTGTACCAAAAATCTTTCCAGGCTCATCTCACCGAGAAGCGGAAGCCGCCCGTCGTCGCCGCATCCAGAGCGCCCCGGCCGTCCCCATCGCGATCACCAGAAAGGCGGACGGCTCCGGGACGACGGGAGGGATGACGCTTGGCACCGGCGGCAGGAGCGGCGGGTCGTCCGGCGTGCTGGGGATGTCCGACGGCGGCGCCAGGGGCGGGACGACCTGCGGGGCGGGTGGGATGAATCCCTGGGGCAACCTCGGCCCGATGTGGGGATGGTAGAAGTCGAACCGGGCCACGTCCAGGTTCCTCCGCCAGACCATGTAGCCGATCAGGGGGCTCGACGCCGCGATCGAGGGATCGCCGTTGATCAGCCGGAGGACGGCCTGTCGCACGGAGATCGTGACGGGGGGCGATGGCCGCGAAGCCCAGGTCGGCTCGCCCCCAGACAGGAACGACGCCCAGGAGTTCGAGTAAGCCGGAGAGGAGGCCGAGATCGGCGCGAACTCCTGGGCGGCAAGCCGTCCCGAGAACTTCGCACGCATCGGCCCGGCCTGGGCCGTCGCGAGGGGGAAGGCGAGGAGGACCATCCCGAGCGCGAGCGCAAGCCGTCCTCTTCGGTGAGCTTGAATTCTCAACGTCCTGCTGTTCGCATCCATGCGTCACCCACCTCGCCGTCGATGGAATCCTTCCGCGACATCCCTCACATGACGCTGCGAGGAGATCTCGTGCCACCAGAAAAATCGGCCCTTCCGGCTCGAACTATTGACGCGAACCGAAGGATTGCAACGACGAGCCTGCGGGTTGTAGCGGTCCTTCGATCGGAGGTCGCGGTCCCTCCCGGACCCGGCTCGTTGTCACCCTCGCGTCGACGGAGTATCGTGGCGCGAGAGGGCGGATTCCCAGGAGCCTTGCGCGGCCGACCGCCTCGTCGAGACGCGCCGCCGTCGACATCCCCGGAGAGACGACCATGCCCCCAACCGCAGCGAGCGATCCGACCACCCAGCCCTTCCCGACCCGGATGTACATCGACGGGAGCTGGCGGGACGGAGACGCCGGCAAGACGCTGGCCGTCATCAATCCGGCCGACGAATCGGTGGTCGCCGAGGTGGCCTACGCCGAGGGAGCCGAGGCCGGTCGGGCGATCGAGGCCGCCGCGCGGGCCTTTCCCGCCTGGAAGGCCCTCTCGGCCTACGACCGCGCCAAGATCCTCAAGAAGACCGCCGAGCTGATGCGCGAGCGGGCCGACCGGATCGCCCGCGCGATGACGATGGAGCAGGGCAAGCCGCTGGCCGAGGCGAAGGCCGAGGTCCTGCACTCCGCCGACACCTTCGAGTGGTTCGGCGAGGAGGCCAAGCGCGCCTACGGTCGCATCATCCCTCCCACGAACGTTTCCAAGCGCTATTACACCATCAAGCATCCGGTGGGAGTGGTCGGCACGATCACCCCCTGGAATTTCCCCGCGGCGCTCCCCAGTCGGAAGATCGGCCCGGCGCTGGCCGCCGGCTGCACGGTGGTGAGCCGTCCCGCCGACCAGACCCCCATCACCCTGATCCTGATGGTCGAGTGCCTGGCCGACGCGGGCGTCCCCCCCGGCGTCGTGAATCTCGTCATCGGCCCCGCCCGGCCGTTCGCCGACGCCCTGTTCGCTCATCCCGCCGTGCGCAAAATCAGCTTCACGGGGTCCACGGAGGTCGGCAAGGAACTCATCCGGCGGTCGGCCGATCAGGTGAAGCGCCTGAGCCTGGAACTCGGCGGCCACGCCCCGTTGATCGTCTTCCCCGACGCCGACGTCCAGCAGGTCGCGCAGGCGGCGGTGATCGGCAAGTTCCGGAACAACGGCCAGGTCTGCATCGCCCCTTCGCGATTCTACGTGCACGAGAAGGTAGCCAAGGACTTCACCGAGGCGGCCGTCGAATTGACGAAGAAGCTCAAGGTCGGCAACGGCCTGGAGGACGGCGTGCAGGTCGGCCCGATGTTCGAGGCCCGCGCCCTCGACAAGACCCAGGGCCTCATCGACGACGCCAGGGGGAAGGGCGCCCAGGTCCTCACCGGCGGCGGCCGATCCTCGCGGTTCGAGAAGGGCTACTGGTTCGAACCGACCGTGCTGACGAACGTCGACGGCGCGATGAAGCTGATGACCGACGAGCCGTTCGCGCCGGTCATGCCGATCCTCGATTTCGACAAGCTCGACGACGTGATCGCCGCCGCCAACGCGACGCCGTACGGCCTCGCCGCCTACGTCTTCACCAACGACCTGACCGTCGCCACTCGGATGGCCGAGGGGCTCGAAGCCGGGATCATCGGCATCAACGACCCGATCCCGGCGACCCCCCAGTGCCCGTTCGGGGGCATGAAGGAGTCGGGCGTGGGCCGCGAGTTGGGGAGCGAAGGGCTGGACGCCTACTTCGAGACCAAGTACGTCGCCGTGGGCCTGCGGCAGTCGTAAGCCTTCGAAAGCGAGACGCCCCGAGGCTTCAGCTCGGGGCGTCTCGCGAAGATCGGAACGGTGGATGGATCGATCAGCCGAGGACGGTCAGTCCCGACTTGGCCTGCTTCTTCTTTTCCTTCTCGACGAAGGAGGCCAGGGGCTGGGTCTCCTCGTCGAAACGTTCGACCTCTTCCAGCAGCGCCTGGACCATGTCGGCTTCTTTGACGTGACGGATGGGGACGCCTCGCTTGAATATGATCCCCTTGCCGGAGCCGGCGGCGATGCCCAGGTCGGCCTCTTTGGCCTCGCCGAAGCCGTTGACCAGGCAGCCGAGGATGCTGATCCGCAGCGGGTTGGTCAGGTGCTTCATCTTTTCCTCGACCTCGGCGACGATCCGCTCCAGGTCGATGTCGAGCCGGCCGCAGGTCGGGCAGGCGACGATCTCGGGCTTGGTCACGCGACGGTCGC includes:
- the metG gene encoding methionine--tRNA ligase, whose translation is MDEQQRYYITTAIDYPNSRPHIGTAFEKIGADVQARFRRMEGASVHFLMGNDENTNKVTIRARELGLEPKAYVDEMASQFQDVWNALEISNSDFIQTSEERHHVGCRKFIQAVYDAGDIYKGVYAGHYCNGCESFKTEKEVAEAGGRCPNHPNAPLSWVEEENYYFRLSAYRDKLLAFYAANPDFIQPESRRNEILSLVEAELKDVAITRKGFTWGIPAPFDADQTIYVWFDALLNYVTAVGYGTDDERFARLWPADVHVIGKDITRFHCALWPAMLMSAGVALPRKVFGHGFVYRKNEETGEVEKLSKSLGNVVEPMDLIKEFSAEAFRYYFMSKCPFGGDGEFSFERFADAYNSGLANNLGNLYSRILTMCLKYFDGDLGPVGEIDLTAWRGELDLPALTETLRDRVGGFDYTTALQRIWLEVVDAANKYIQVTQPFKLAKVDKEATRVVLANLADWMRATAVLIKPFLPQTAETFYRAFDFESHQPWEAVSYASAASPVSSETHLRVTAPVVDGKPAPLFPKVDAR
- a CDS encoding PEP-CTERM sorting domain-containing protein, producing the protein MDANSRTLRIQAHRRGRLALALGMVLLAFPLATAQAGPMRAKFSGRLAAQEFAPISASSPAYSNSWASFLSGGEPTWASRPSPPVTISVRQAVLRLINGDPSIAASSPLIGYMVWRRNLDVARFDFYHPHIGPRLPQGFIPPAPQVVPPLAPPSDIPSTPDDPPLLPPVPSVIPPVVPEPSAFLVIAMGTAGALWMRRRRAASASR
- a CDS encoding NAD-dependent succinate-semialdehyde dehydrogenase encodes the protein MPPTAASDPTTQPFPTRMYIDGSWRDGDAGKTLAVINPADESVVAEVAYAEGAEAGRAIEAAARAFPAWKALSAYDRAKILKKTAELMRERADRIARAMTMEQGKPLAEAKAEVLHSADTFEWFGEEAKRAYGRIIPPTNVSKRYYTIKHPVGVVGTITPWNFPAALPSRKIGPALAAGCTVVSRPADQTPITLILMVECLADAGVPPGVVNLVIGPARPFADALFAHPAVRKISFTGSTEVGKELIRRSADQVKRLSLELGGHAPLIVFPDADVQQVAQAAVIGKFRNNGQVCIAPSRFYVHEKVAKDFTEAAVELTKKLKVGNGLEDGVQVGPMFEARALDKTQGLIDDARGKGAQVLTGGGRSSRFEKGYWFEPTVLTNVDGAMKLMTDEPFAPVMPILDFDKLDDVIAAANATPYGLAAYVFTNDLTVATRMAEGLEAGIIGINDPIPATPQCPFGGMKESGVGRELGSEGLDAYFETKYVAVGLRQS